The following is a genomic window from Methanoplanus sp. FWC-SCC4.
AAAAATCAATAAGTGCCCTGTTAAACTTATTTTTAAATGGATATATTAACCCGTCATCTCCATGAAATTTTAATATAAGAGGCCTTTTTGATTTCATTAAACAGGGAATTATACTGCTGTGGGGTATATATTCAGCCTGGAGAATATCAATATTTTTATCAAGTGTTTTAAATAGGGAGTCTGCATAAAAAGGAAAATAAGCCAGTGGTGATGTGCTTTTTTTAACTGCTTTGATCACTCTGATATCTTCTCTTTCAAGATCGTCCACCATTCTTTTTACAAAGATCCCCCTGCTGTCTCCCTCATATGCAGGGTATAAATTTGCAAACAATCCTAAAGTATATCTTGGCATATTTTTCCTGATTTTATCTGACTAAAACCATCAGAGAGTATCCGCCAAAAAGTTTTACAGTCAAATCCTTGTTTATTGGATACATATATTTTCTGGGAATATTTATTAACCGATCTTTCAGACCATAATCATGTCCCAGTGAATATCCGGGTGTGTAGAAATAATCAACTATTTCATAGTTCAAATCAGTTAAAGTCTGAATAACAATGTCTTTTGTAAAATAATGTAAATGACCTACTTTTTTCCTTTGATTCAGTATAAAGCTCTGATAAAGTGCCGATAAAGCAAAAAATTCTAGAGGCACATGCAATATTTTGTATTCGCTTTGCGGTTTAATAATTCTTAAATATGTAAAATAATCTTCTAAATGTTCAATTAGATCAATTAACATAATTATATCGTATTGTTTGTTTTTTTCAAGTAAAAAATCTTTTAATTCAAATTTCAAATGATTATTTTCCTTTTCTTTGCATATATTGTAGGCCTGTGGGGATATTTCATAACCTGTATATTCGCAGTTATCATTTAATTTATTCTGGAGTATTTTTAATATTTCACCTGCACCACAGCCAACTTCACATATGAATTTGGGTTGGAGATTATTCCTTTTAATTATCTTTAGAATCTGTTCAGCTTTCCACTGTGAATCCTCTGTATCCCATGTTGGATTGTCCTTAAGATATTCTCCGTTTATATATTTGTCAGGAATATTCATTTAATCCCCCTTTTAATCTGCAAAAATAAATCATATAACCCCCATCTCACTAAGCCTTGCCGGCAGATACTCCTTTGTAACAAAATCAAGACCGCGGCTTGCAAAAGCCTGCTGTTCTGACTTTAAACCAAGCTTTAGCTGAAGATTAATCTCGTGCCTCCAGTACTCAGTATCAAACCTCGGATCAGAGAGTTCTGCCTTTAAAGCTGCAATATCTCCCTCTGTTAACTTATCAGACGGAAGATTATAGTTGCTGATATCAGACGGCTGAACACCGATGAACTGTGCCCCCGGTGTTGCAAGGATCTCTGACATATGCGCTGCCTTAATTGAACCGTATGCAACGCTTGCAAAAATCCTGTAAGACCATGGATCACCGTCTGTGAAGATAACAACCGGAAGGCCGAGCTCCTGGTTTAAGCGCCTTAAGACTCTTCTTGTCGAGCGTGCAGGCTGGCCTTTCAGATGAACTAAAATTGCGTCATGCTCCTCATCAAAGCCGTTTTCCATCAGCCTTGCATACATACCGCCGGTCTCCATTGCTATTACAAACTTTGCGTCATGGTCAATAAACTCAAGGTTGTCGACATTGTTCGGGATGGGATAGCCGGCTTCTCCGATGTCCTCCTGACAGTGCATGACACGCTCGCCCCTTCTTGTCTTCTCACGTATTCTCAAAGGACCGTAAACGGAGGCACCGTCCTCTTCCGGACGGAGATGAAAAGCCTCCCTTGAAAGCTCTGTAATAATTTCAAGGTCCTCTACCAGATGATTGCTCTCATCCTGTGCCCCGAACTTTGCTTTCTTCCATCCCTCGGAGATGTAATACATCTCCCTTAATGTTGATGAACGGCTCTCTGCAATCTGATTCTTCAGGAATCCGACAACGTATGCCATCTTTAAAAGATGAAGGGCACTCTTGGAGGAGTTTGCAATCCTCATTGTCTCCTTCTCTCCGTATTTCCAGACTTCGGAACTTTCATCATATTCGATGTTGTGCTTTGTCCTTGTCGGAAGGGAGATGGAAGGGATCTTTGCCCCTGCCATCTGCTTATACCAGTTTTCCGCAATATCATAAAGCCTCTGGTCTGCCAGTTTGTCGATATCTTCCCTGCTCAAAATAAATCCACCACCACTAATTTATTCTCATCAACACCCCTGATGCTCACGGAACCC
Proteins encoded in this region:
- a CDS encoding class I SAM-dependent methyltransferase; this encodes MNIPDKYINGEYLKDNPTWDTEDSQWKAEQILKIIKRNNLQPKFICEVGCGAGEILKILQNKLNDNCEYTGYEISPQAYNICKEKENNHLKFELKDFLLEKNKQYDIIMLIDLIEHLEDYFTYLRIIKPQSEYKILHVPLEFFALSALYQSFILNQRKKVGHLHYFTKDIVIQTLTDLNYEIVDYFYTPGYSLGHDYGLKDRLINIPRKYMYPINKDLTVKLFGGYSLMVLVR
- a CDS encoding DNA topoisomerase IV subunit A: MSREDIDKLADQRLYDIAENWYKQMAGAKIPSISLPTRTKHNIEYDESSEVWKYGEKETMRIANSSKSALHLLKMAYVVGFLKNQIAESRSSTLREMYYISEGWKKAKFGAQDESNHLVEDLEIITELSREAFHLRPEEDGASVYGPLRIREKTRRGERVMHCQEDIGEAGYPIPNNVDNLEFIDHDAKFVIAMETGGMYARLMENGFDEEHDAILVHLKGQPARSTRRVLRRLNQELGLPVVIFTDGDPWSYRIFASVAYGSIKAAHMSEILATPGAQFIGVQPSDISNYNLPSDKLTEGDIAALKAELSDPRFDTEYWRHEINLQLKLGLKSEQQAFASRGLDFVTKEYLPARLSEMGVI